The following DNA comes from Frankia casuarinae.
CCGCCGCCTGAACGATCGCCATCCGACGCGTCATCGCCCAGCCCGTAGCTTTCACCCGACCAGTGCAGCGTCCCCTCCTCGACCCGGCTGCTCCAGGCGCCGCAACGATAGGCGTGGTTCCCCAGCTCCGGGACGGCCTCCACCGGTGGCGCCGCCCGGAGCAGCCCGCGCAGGTCCGCGGCGAGGAAGTCGGGACGGTGCGGAGCGGGAGCTGCGAGCAGGTCTCCGGGGGTCGTCACCCCGGTGAAGACGAGCAGGGTCGGCGTCGACGTCCGGTGACCGGCCTCGATGTCGGTGTCGAGCCGGTCACCGACGATGAGGGGTATCCGGGCTCCGCTGCGCCGCATCGACTCGCGGTGCATCGCCGACTCGGGCTTGCCGGTCACCACCGGCTCGCGGTCCGTAGCGGCCCGCAGGAAGGCGATGACGGATCCGTTACCAGGCGCGACGCCCCGCTCGGTTGGCACGGTGCGATCGGCGTTGCTGGCGATCCACAGTGCTCCGGCCCGGATGGCATAGGCCGCCTCGGCGAGGCGGGCATAGGTGAGATCCGGGTCGAACCCCTGGACCACCGCCGCCGGATCGTCCTCGGCCGAGTCCACCGGGACCAGGCCCTCCTCCATCACCGCCTGTCGAAGTCCCCGCCCTCCGGTAATGAGCACCCGGGATCCGGTGCCCAGCCGTTCGGCCAGGACGTGCGCCGCTGCCTGCGCCGAGGTGACGACGTCCTCGGTTTGCGCCGGCACGCCGAAGCCGCGCAGGCGGGCGGCGACCTCGGCCGGCGGGCGCAGTGCGTTGTTCGTGACGTACACCGTGCGCATCCCCCGGCGGCCCGCGGCTGCGATGGTGCCGGCCGCGTGTGGCACGGCGGCGGCCCCACGGTTGACGACACCGTCGAGATCCATCAGGGCGACGTCGAACAGGTCGGCCAGCGGCCGGTCCGTCCCGCGCAACGGCCCGGGGAAGCCGCCGGAAGACACGGAGAAACCAGAGGACACAGAGGACACAGAGGAACCGGACAAGCCGCAG
Coding sequences within:
- a CDS encoding HAD-IIA family hydrolase, whose amino-acid sequence is MTRPAAVPAPAHETTSTSPSSVSPSAVSSASSSCGLSGSSVSSVSSGFSVSSGGFPGPLRGTDRPLADLFDVALMDLDGVVNRGAAAVPHAAGTIAAAGRRGMRTVYVTNNALRPPAEVAARLRGFGVPAQTEDVVTSAQAAAHVLAERLGTGSRVLITGGRGLRQAVMEEGLVPVDSAEDDPAAVVQGFDPDLTYARLAEAAYAIRAGALWIASNADRTVPTERGVAPGNGSVIAFLRAATDREPVVTGKPESAMHRESMRRSGARIPLIVGDRLDTDIEAGHRTSTPTLLVFTGVTTPGDLLAAPAPHRPDFLAADLRGLLRAAPPVEAVPELGNHAYRCGAWSSRVEEGTLHWSGESYGLGDDASDGDRSGGGHSGGDASDRDMSGDDTWNGDGTDGLDGLRAACATVWSALDSGVAVHAIAARRPPGCEDLMAPAPRAPEPVALA